A region of Natribaculum luteum DNA encodes the following proteins:
- the pan1 gene encoding proteasome-activating nucleotidase Pan1 — protein MSDTVDDVDLPYDEDEASQQEKIRALEERLEVLESQNEEMRDKLLDANAENNKYQQKLERLTHENKKLKQSPLFVATVQEMTDEGVIIKQHGNNQEALTEVTEEMRDELDPDARVAVNNSLSIVKTLSNETDVRARVMEVTESPNVSYEDIGGLEEQMQEVRETVEMPLEKPHMFEDVGIEPPSGVLLYGPPGTGKTMLAKAVANQTDATFIKMAGSELVHKFIGEGAKLVRDLFEVAREHEPAVIFIDEIDAIASKRTESKTSGDAEVQRTMMQLLSEMDGFEERGEIRIIAATNRFDMLDRAILRPGRFDRLIEVPKPNEDGREIIFKIHTRDMNVADDVDFESLATETGEASGADIKAVCTEAGMFAIRDDRTEIRMEDFLNAWEKVQAESDEREDVSKTFA, from the coding sequence ATGAGCGACACTGTGGACGACGTCGACCTCCCATACGACGAGGACGAGGCGTCCCAACAGGAGAAAATACGGGCACTCGAGGAACGGCTCGAAGTCCTCGAGTCGCAAAACGAGGAGATGCGGGACAAACTCCTCGACGCGAACGCCGAGAACAACAAGTACCAGCAGAAACTCGAACGGCTCACCCACGAGAACAAGAAGCTAAAGCAGTCGCCGCTTTTCGTCGCCACGGTCCAGGAGATGACCGACGAGGGCGTCATCATCAAACAGCACGGCAACAACCAGGAAGCGCTGACCGAGGTCACAGAGGAGATGCGCGACGAACTGGACCCCGACGCACGTGTTGCCGTCAACAACTCTCTGTCTATCGTCAAGACGCTCTCGAACGAGACGGACGTGCGCGCTCGCGTGATGGAAGTCACCGAGAGTCCCAACGTCAGCTACGAGGACATCGGCGGCTTAGAAGAGCAGATGCAGGAAGTCCGGGAGACCGTCGAGATGCCACTCGAGAAACCCCACATGTTCGAGGACGTCGGCATCGAGCCGCCGAGTGGCGTCTTGCTCTACGGTCCGCCGGGTACCGGGAAGACGATGCTCGCGAAGGCCGTCGCCAACCAGACCGACGCCACGTTCATCAAGATGGCCGGCTCGGAACTGGTCCACAAGTTCATCGGCGAGGGTGCGAAACTCGTCCGTGACCTCTTCGAGGTCGCCCGCGAACACGAACCCGCCGTCATCTTCATCGACGAGATCGACGCCATCGCCTCGAAGCGCACGGAGTCGAAGACCTCCGGCGACGCCGAGGTCCAGCGGACGATGATGCAACTGTTGAGCGAGATGGACGGCTTCGAGGAGCGCGGCGAGATCCGCATCATCGCCGCGACCAACCGCTTCGACATGCTCGACCGCGCCATCCTGCGTCCGGGTCGGTTCGACCGCCTCATCGAGGTCCCCAAGCCGAACGAGGACGGTCGCGAGATCATCTTCAAGATCCACACCCGCGACATGAACGTCGCCGACGACGTCGACTTCGAGAGCCTGGCCACCGAGACCGGCGAGGCCTCCGGGGCCGACATCAAAGCCGTCTGTACCGAAGCCGGCATGTTCGCGATCCGCGACGACCGCACCGAGATCCGTATGGAAGACTTCCTGAACGCCTGGGAGAAGGTGCAAGCGGAGAGCGACGAACGCGAGGACGTCTCCAAGACGTTCGCCTGA
- a CDS encoding MarR family transcriptional regulator, giving the protein MSTIEPLGQETDASGTWDDVRDLPPSAKLVAKVLEYNDTMTQQQIAEETLLPARTVRYALNRLDEENVIQSRFSFSDARKRLYSLDIESSA; this is encoded by the coding sequence ATGAGTACGATAGAGCCGTTAGGACAGGAGACGGACGCAAGCGGTACCTGGGACGACGTGCGCGATCTGCCACCGAGTGCGAAGCTCGTCGCGAAGGTTCTCGAGTACAACGACACGATGACCCAACAGCAGATCGCAGAGGAGACGCTGCTCCCCGCCCGCACCGTTCGGTACGCGCTGAACCGACTCGACGAGGAGAACGTCATCCAGTCTCGCTTTTCCTTCTCCGACGCCCGCAAGCGACTGTACAGCCTCGATATCGAGTCGTCGGCCTGA
- the mre11 gene encoding DNA double-strand break repair protein Mre11, with translation MTRVIHTGDTHIGYQQYNAPERRRDFLEAFRQVAEDAADDDVDAVVHAGDLFHDRRPGLLDLQGTIDVLRVLDDAEIPFLAVVGNHESKRDAQWLDLFEDLGLATRLGTEPHVVDDVAFYGLDFVARSQREHLEYEFEPVPAAADHAVLVSHGLFEPFAHADWDTETVLEEATVEFDAMLLGDNHTPGTAEVAETWVTYCGSTERASAAEREARGYNLLTFDDDVAISRRGLETTREFVFVDVDLAEGEGIDRVRDRIREYDLEDAVVVVTVDGEGEPITPATIEEFAAKRGALVARVNDRREITDTEEDVSVSFADPDAAVRERIRELGLSDAALEIDRTVRDGDVADSNVREAVERRVREALEEDRSAFDPAPDRDPAEVQTVADAMSESDADDDASDGDENDADVDDSDGDGADADADGDEPDDGNEQVSMGDFA, from the coding sequence ATGACCCGGGTGATCCACACGGGCGACACCCATATCGGGTACCAGCAGTACAACGCGCCCGAGCGACGACGGGACTTTCTCGAGGCCTTCCGACAGGTCGCCGAAGACGCCGCTGACGACGACGTCGACGCGGTGGTCCACGCCGGTGACCTCTTTCACGACCGCCGGCCGGGACTGCTCGACCTGCAGGGAACGATCGACGTCCTCCGCGTTCTCGACGACGCCGAGATTCCGTTTCTCGCAGTCGTCGGCAACCACGAGTCCAAACGCGACGCCCAGTGGCTCGACCTCTTCGAGGACCTCGGACTCGCCACCAGACTCGGGACCGAGCCACACGTGGTCGACGACGTCGCGTTCTACGGCCTCGACTTCGTCGCACGCTCCCAGCGCGAGCACCTCGAGTACGAGTTCGAACCGGTCCCGGCGGCGGCCGACCACGCCGTTCTGGTGAGCCACGGCCTGTTCGAGCCGTTCGCCCACGCCGACTGGGACACCGAGACCGTCCTCGAGGAGGCCACCGTCGAGTTCGACGCGATGTTGCTCGGGGACAACCACACGCCGGGAACCGCTGAAGTCGCGGAGACGTGGGTCACCTACTGCGGGTCGACCGAACGGGCGAGTGCGGCCGAACGCGAGGCTCGCGGCTACAACCTCCTCACGTTCGACGACGACGTGGCCATCTCCCGACGCGGCCTCGAGACGACCCGCGAGTTCGTCTTCGTCGACGTCGACCTCGCCGAGGGCGAGGGAATCGACCGCGTTCGCGACCGGATCCGCGAGTACGACCTCGAGGACGCGGTCGTCGTCGTCACCGTCGACGGCGAGGGCGAGCCGATCACCCCCGCCACGATCGAGGAGTTCGCCGCCAAACGCGGGGCGCTGGTCGCTCGCGTCAACGATCGCCGCGAGATCACCGACACAGAGGAGGACGTGTCGGTGAGTTTCGCCGATCCGGACGCGGCCGTCCGGGAACGGATTCGCGAACTGGGACTGAGCGACGCCGCCCTCGAAATCGACCGGACCGTTCGCGATGGCGACGTCGCAGACTCGAACGTCCGCGAGGCCGTCGAACGGCGCGTTCGGGAGGCACTCGAGGAGGATCGCTCGGCGTTCGACCCGGCACCGGATCGGGATCCTGCGGAGGTACAGACGGTCGCCGACGCGATGAGCGAGTCGGACGCAGACGACGACGCATCCGACGGAGACGAAAACGACGCAGACGTCGACGACTCCGACGGCGACGGGGCCGACGCGGACGCGGACGGCGACGAACCCGACGACGGGAACGAACAGGTCTCGATGGGTGATTTCGCGTGA
- the rad50 gene encoding DNA double-strand break repair ATPase Rad50, whose amino-acid sequence MRVGRIRLRNFKCYGDADLSLDHGVTVVHGVNGSGKSTLLEAVFFALYGSKALDDRTLDDVITTGEEECEVELGFTHDGRDYRVERHLKLRGDRAATTRCVLETPDGTIEGARDVRREVTTLLRMDADAFVNCAYVRQGEVNKLIHASPSERQDMIDDLLQLGALEEYRERASDARLGVKTVLDGQREVLENLREQVERKEEKDLHDRLNGLESRRAKLREEIDRYESNRDEAERTLETAVDVLERHEETREELQELDEEITDLRSKISETERKREEATDEIRELRERREERAAERAELLADVDLETADPDDDVVRARIEELEARDEELRDDLEDVRVTITEGNNEVERLRAEAADLEERAESAREEAADLEAQIETDEEVIADREAKLDDLASEIEAARATFDDAPVAFGAADDHLDALEDDREELVAEINDVTADVRTAENAIEEGERLLEEGKCPECGQPVDDSPHVDVLDERRAELADLEAEREELEAEREELAERIDRAEALCEAERQVDRLEDNRDNVEQLLAEKRETLANRREQCDRLREDAAEYERAAEEKRSAADEREDEVADARAELGEINAERGQIKETLATLERISEIANERSSLADDVETLRQRREDWKEMNDERRESLSTKRDRKRDLEDEFDENRIESAREEKRNAEQYLAQVDEKLSELRESRDEVQNAIGAVENELEELEGLRDRLETVDERCADLESLYEEAETLQATYGDLRAELRQHNVETLERLLNETFDLVYQNDSYAGIDLDGDYQLTVYQKDGEPLEPEQLSGGERALFNLSLRCAIYRLLAEGVEGAAPMPPLILDEPTVFLDSGHVTRLVSLIESMRDLGVEQIVVVSHDEELVGAADALVRVEKDATSNRSRLERSEPLAAELLASD is encoded by the coding sequence GTGAGAGTTGGACGCATCCGCCTGCGGAACTTCAAGTGCTACGGCGACGCCGACCTCTCGCTCGACCACGGCGTCACGGTCGTCCACGGCGTCAACGGCAGCGGCAAGTCGACGCTGCTCGAGGCCGTCTTCTTCGCGCTCTACGGCTCGAAGGCCCTCGACGACCGCACGCTCGACGACGTGATCACGACCGGCGAAGAAGAGTGCGAGGTCGAACTCGGCTTCACCCACGACGGCCGCGACTACCGCGTCGAACGCCACCTGAAGCTGCGGGGCGATCGGGCCGCCACGACCAGGTGCGTCCTCGAGACGCCCGACGGGACGATCGAGGGGGCACGGGACGTCCGCCGGGAGGTGACGACGCTGTTGCGGATGGACGCCGACGCGTTCGTCAACTGCGCGTACGTCCGGCAAGGCGAGGTGAACAAACTCATCCACGCTTCGCCGAGCGAGCGCCAGGACATGATCGACGACCTCCTGCAACTCGGCGCACTCGAGGAGTACCGCGAGCGCGCAAGCGATGCCCGCCTCGGCGTGAAGACCGTCCTCGACGGCCAGCGCGAGGTCCTCGAGAACCTCCGGGAACAGGTCGAACGCAAGGAAGAGAAAGACCTCCACGATCGGCTGAACGGGCTCGAGTCCCGCCGGGCAAAACTGCGCGAGGAGATCGACCGCTACGAATCCAATCGAGACGAGGCCGAACGCACGCTCGAGACCGCGGTCGACGTCCTCGAGCGCCACGAGGAGACCCGCGAGGAGCTCCAGGAACTCGACGAAGAGATCACGGACCTGCGCTCGAAGATTTCTGAAACCGAGCGCAAACGCGAGGAAGCGACCGACGAGATCCGCGAACTCAGAGAGCGACGCGAGGAGCGCGCGGCGGAACGCGCCGAATTGCTCGCGGACGTCGACCTCGAGACGGCCGATCCCGACGACGACGTCGTCCGGGCTCGGATCGAGGAACTCGAGGCTCGCGACGAGGAACTGCGCGACGACCTCGAGGACGTCCGGGTGACGATTACGGAGGGAAACAACGAGGTCGAACGGCTCCGCGCGGAGGCTGCCGACCTCGAGGAGCGAGCCGAGTCGGCTCGCGAGGAGGCCGCCGACCTCGAAGCCCAGATCGAGACCGACGAGGAGGTGATCGCGGACCGCGAGGCGAAACTCGACGACCTCGCGTCGGAAATCGAGGCCGCGCGGGCGACGTTCGACGACGCGCCGGTCGCGTTCGGCGCGGCCGACGACCACCTCGACGCCCTCGAGGACGACCGCGAGGAACTGGTCGCGGAGATCAACGACGTCACCGCCGACGTTCGGACCGCCGAGAACGCGATCGAGGAGGGCGAACGGCTGCTCGAGGAGGGCAAGTGCCCCGAGTGTGGCCAGCCGGTCGACGACTCGCCACACGTCGACGTGCTCGACGAACGCCGGGCGGAACTCGCCGATCTCGAGGCCGAACGCGAGGAACTCGAGGCCGAACGCGAGGAACTCGCCGAGCGGATCGACCGCGCCGAAGCGCTCTGTGAGGCCGAACGGCAGGTCGACCGACTCGAGGACAACCGCGACAACGTCGAGCAGTTGCTCGCGGAAAAGCGCGAGACCCTCGCGAACCGGCGCGAGCAGTGCGACCGACTTCGCGAAGACGCTGCGGAGTACGAGCGAGCGGCCGAGGAAAAGCGGTCCGCGGCCGACGAACGAGAGGACGAGGTGGCCGACGCGCGGGCCGAACTCGGCGAGATCAACGCCGAGCGCGGGCAGATCAAGGAGACGCTGGCGACGCTCGAGCGCATCTCGGAGATCGCCAACGAGCGAAGCAGTCTCGCAGACGACGTCGAGACGCTCCGCCAGCGCAGAGAAGACTGGAAAGAGATGAACGACGAGCGCCGCGAGTCGCTCTCGACGAAACGCGACCGCAAGCGCGACCTCGAAGACGAGTTCGACGAGAACCGGATCGAGAGTGCCCGCGAGGAGAAACGCAACGCCGAGCAGTACCTGGCGCAGGTCGACGAGAAGCTCTCGGAACTGCGGGAGAGTCGCGACGAGGTGCAAAACGCGATCGGTGCCGTCGAGAACGAACTCGAGGAACTCGAGGGACTCCGGGACCGCCTCGAGACGGTCGACGAGCGGTGTGCAGACCTCGAGTCGCTGTACGAGGAAGCCGAAACCCTACAGGCGACCTACGGCGACCTCCGCGCCGAGTTGCGCCAGCACAACGTCGAGACGCTCGAGCGGCTGTTGAACGAGACGTTCGACCTGGTCTACCAGAACGACTCCTACGCCGGGATCGATCTGGACGGCGACTACCAGTTGACGGTCTACCAGAAAGACGGCGAACCGCTCGAGCCCGAACAGCTCTCGGGCGGCGAGCGGGCACTGTTCAACCTCAGCCTTCGGTGTGCGATCTACCGGCTGCTCGCGGAGGGCGTCGAGGGGGCCGCGCCGATGCCGCCGCTGATCCTGGACGAGCCGACGGTCTTCCTCGACTCGGGCCACGTCACGCGACTCGTCTCGCTGATCGAGTCGATGCGCGACCTCGGCGTCGAACAGATCGTCGTCGTCAGCCACGACGAAGAACTTGTGGGTGCGGCTGACGCACTCGTCCGCGTCGAGAAGGACGCGACGTCGAACCGGTCGCGACTCGAGCGGAGCGAGCCGCTGGCGGCGGAACTGCTCGCGTCCGACTAG
- a CDS encoding DUF7346 family protein → MKTVRDDDGRQYLLLKRSSNASLVRDPSTGNECYISNDRLEPVDECSPLEMAATGIDESLRKLVRGVHDDRTLGFLLELDDRGPTSVRVLADRYDFCESDLHGRLAELTAAGLIEEADVAGERGYRVTDDCRMALEVVRNATRDD, encoded by the coding sequence ATGAAAACCGTACGAGACGACGACGGCAGACAGTATCTCTTGCTCAAACGATCGTCGAACGCCAGCCTCGTTCGCGATCCATCGACCGGCAACGAGTGTTACATCAGCAACGACCGCCTCGAGCCCGTCGACGAGTGCTCGCCGCTCGAGATGGCTGCAACGGGCATCGACGAATCGCTTCGAAAACTCGTCCGGGGCGTCCACGACGACCGGACGCTCGGCTTCCTCCTCGAACTCGACGACCGCGGGCCGACGAGCGTCCGCGTCCTCGCCGACCGGTACGACTTCTGCGAGAGCGACCTCCACGGGCGTCTCGCGGAACTCACCGCGGCCGGACTGATCGAAGAAGCCGACGTCGCTGGCGAACGCGGCTACCGCGTCACCGACGACTGTCGGATGGCACTCGAGGTCGTTCGCAACGCGACGCGAGACGACTAG
- a CDS encoding DUF7322 domain-containing protein, protein MVFEPTEHEPEEYDPEEDLHDPETDSLTIPKVDPVEPPEVSTAETDVPSDVLQTFWALVLVLNAAILAVTLGAMLLYFRGETTVGGSLVAGGCLLFAFSVRRYRSYQTADDETPTVSTASDATETDSGAQSGEDATPDETTDA, encoded by the coding sequence GTGGTATTCGAACCGACCGAGCACGAACCGGAGGAGTACGACCCCGAGGAGGACCTCCACGATCCGGAGACGGACTCGCTGACGATTCCGAAGGTTGACCCGGTCGAGCCTCCCGAGGTGTCGACGGCCGAAACCGACGTTCCGAGTGACGTCCTCCAGACGTTCTGGGCCCTCGTGCTCGTGCTCAACGCGGCGATACTCGCCGTTACGCTCGGCGCGATGTTGCTCTACTTTCGCGGCGAGACGACCGTCGGGGGGAGTCTGGTCGCCGGCGGGTGTCTACTTTTCGCCTTCTCCGTTCGGCGCTACCGGTCGTATCAGACCGCAGACGACGAAACGCCGACCGTATCGACCGCGTCCGACGCGACCGAAACGGATTCAGGCGCGCAGTCAGGAGAGGACGCTACACCCGACGAGACGACCGACGCATGA
- a CDS encoding DUF7331 family protein, with protein MNDVATRVNDDGTNDENQARDGTGLETVESYETDDGVVFYDAENPLAWVETTRTLSLEELA; from the coding sequence GTGAACGATGTGGCTACTCGTGTGAACGACGACGGGACGAACGACGAGAACCAGGCACGTGACGGCACCGGACTCGAGACGGTCGAGTCGTACGAGACCGACGACGGCGTCGTGTTCTACGACGCCGAGAATCCGCTCGCGTGGGTCGAAACCACTCGGACGCTCTCGCTCGAGGAGCTCGCTTGA
- a CDS encoding DNA-directed DNA polymerase, producing the protein MTEEGQTGLADFSSESERRPEEEAAHVAGNGGQPTADVIDPTEETLPDADGEVDLAVMQVDYTIVGHGDSERPILHVFGRTADNELEHVQIVDFRPYFYAPTASLERPPEEEYDRLTGSRETDRNGDPYESIRGERLTKIFGQTPRDVGQVRDDFDHYEADILFPDRLLIDKDVRSGIRVPERRADDGSLHVSHEEVEPVDVDADPRVLTFDIEVDDRSGFPEDGEEPIVCLTSHDSYRDEYVVWLYEAPIGDGEIPTALEDYDPIEGEIDHEVRRFDEEEAMLEAFVEYVDETDADVLTGWNFEDFDAPYFLDRLEVLEGPHHDYDLSIDRLSRVDEVWRSNWGGPDIKGRVVFDLLYGYQRMVFSELDSYRLDAVGEEELGVGKERYPGDIGDLWEDDPTRLLEYNLRDVELCVELDRQQEIIAFWDEVRSFVGCRLEDAPTPGDTVDMYVLHEAHGRFALPSKGQQEAGEEYEGGAVFDPITGVRENVTVLDLKSLYPMCMVTVNASPETKVDPETYDGETFVAPTEPETHFRKEPDGVMREMIKELLAEREEKKSLRDGHDPGTPEYEQYDRQQGAVKVIMNSLYGVSGWDRFRLYDKEAAAAITATGREVIEFTETAASEQGYQVAYGDTDSVMLSLGPEVSKEEAIERSFEIEDHINGRYDDFAREDLHAEEHRFQIEFEKLYRRFFQAGTKKRYAGHIVWKEGKDVDDVDITGFEYKRSDIAPITKEVQHRVIEMIVREGDVEGVKEYVNEIIEDVRTGNASYEEIAIPGGIGKRLDNYDTDTAQVRGAKYANLLLGTNFQRGSKPKRLYLERVDPAFFRRMEDEEGFDPQRDPLYGAFKRNPDVICFEYEDQIPEEFEVDYDEMLEKTLKGPISRILEALDISWEEVKAGQEQTGLDSFM; encoded by the coding sequence ATGACCGAGGAGGGGCAGACGGGACTCGCGGACTTCTCGAGCGAGTCCGAACGGCGGCCGGAGGAAGAGGCCGCCCACGTCGCGGGTAACGGCGGGCAGCCGACCGCCGACGTGATCGATCCGACCGAGGAAACGCTCCCCGACGCCGACGGCGAGGTCGACCTCGCCGTGATGCAGGTCGACTACACGATCGTCGGCCACGGCGACAGCGAACGACCGATCTTGCACGTCTTCGGACGGACGGCCGACAACGAGCTCGAGCACGTCCAGATCGTCGACTTTCGTCCGTACTTTTACGCACCGACGGCGTCGCTCGAGCGCCCACCCGAAGAGGAGTACGACCGACTGACGGGAAGCCGGGAGACGGACCGGAACGGCGACCCTTACGAGAGCATCCGGGGTGAGCGCCTGACGAAGATCTTCGGCCAGACGCCCCGCGACGTCGGGCAGGTCCGCGACGACTTCGACCACTACGAGGCCGACATCCTGTTTCCGGACCGACTTCTCATCGACAAGGACGTCCGCAGCGGAATCCGCGTACCGGAACGGCGCGCCGACGACGGCTCGCTTCACGTCTCCCACGAGGAAGTCGAACCCGTCGACGTCGACGCCGATCCACGCGTGCTCACCTTCGACATCGAGGTCGACGACCGGTCGGGATTCCCCGAGGACGGCGAGGAGCCGATCGTCTGTCTCACCAGCCACGACTCCTACCGCGACGAGTACGTCGTGTGGCTCTACGAGGCCCCAATCGGGGACGGCGAGATCCCGACCGCACTCGAAGACTACGACCCGATCGAGGGCGAGATCGACCACGAGGTGCGACGCTTCGACGAGGAGGAGGCCATGCTCGAGGCCTTCGTCGAGTACGTCGACGAAACCGACGCAGACGTTCTAACCGGGTGGAACTTCGAGGATTTCGACGCCCCGTACTTCCTCGACCGCCTCGAGGTCCTCGAGGGCCCCCACCACGACTACGACCTGTCGATCGATCGCCTCTCTCGTGTCGACGAGGTCTGGCGTAGTAACTGGGGTGGCCCGGACATCAAGGGACGGGTCGTCTTCGACTTGCTGTACGGCTACCAGCGGATGGTCTTCTCCGAACTCGACTCCTACCGACTCGACGCCGTCGGCGAGGAGGAACTCGGCGTCGGCAAGGAACGCTACCCGGGCGACATCGGCGACCTCTGGGAGGACGACCCCACCAGGCTGCTCGAGTACAACCTCCGGGACGTCGAACTCTGCGTCGAACTCGACCGCCAGCAGGAGATCATCGCGTTCTGGGACGAGGTGCGCTCTTTCGTCGGCTGTCGACTCGAGGACGCCCCCACGCCGGGCGATACGGTGGACATGTACGTCCTCCACGAGGCTCACGGTCGGTTCGCGCTCCCTTCGAAGGGCCAGCAGGAAGCGGGCGAGGAGTACGAGGGTGGTGCGGTGTTCGACCCGATCACCGGCGTCCGCGAGAACGTCACCGTGCTCGACCTGAAGAGTCTGTATCCGATGTGTATGGTGACGGTCAACGCCTCGCCGGAGACGAAAGTCGATCCCGAGACCTACGACGGTGAGACGTTCGTCGCTCCTACGGAGCCCGAGACCCACTTCCGCAAAGAGCCCGACGGCGTGATGCGGGAGATGATCAAGGAGTTGCTCGCCGAGCGCGAAGAAAAGAAATCCCTCCGAGACGGACACGACCCCGGCACGCCGGAGTACGAGCAATACGACCGTCAGCAAGGAGCTGTCAAGGTTATTATGAATTCGCTCTACGGCGTTTCGGGGTGGGATCGGTTTCGGCTGTACGACAAGGAGGCTGCAGCCGCAATAACCGCAACAGGGAGAGAAGTCATCGAATTCACCGAGACCGCCGCGAGCGAACAGGGCTATCAGGTCGCGTACGGTGATACAGATTCTGTCATGTTGTCACTCGGCCCCGAGGTCTCGAAAGAAGAAGCCATCGAGCGATCGTTCGAGATCGAGGATCACATAAACGGACGATACGACGACTTCGCACGCGAGGATCTGCACGCCGAGGAACACCGCTTCCAGATCGAGTTCGAGAAACTCTACCGGCGCTTCTTCCAGGCGGGGACCAAGAAACGCTACGCGGGCCACATCGTCTGGAAGGAAGGCAAGGACGTCGACGACGTCGACATCACGGGCTTCGAGTACAAGCGCTCGGACATCGCCCCGATCACGAAGGAAGTCCAACACCGCGTCATCGAGATGATCGTCAGGGAGGGCGACGTCGAGGGCGTCAAAGAGTACGTCAACGAGATCATCGAGGACGTTCGTACGGGCAACGCGAGCTACGAGGAGATCGCCATCCCTGGCGGGATCGGCAAACGGCTGGACAACTACGACACCGACACGGCCCAGGTCCGCGGTGCGAAGTACGCGAACCTCCTGCTGGGGACCAACTTCCAGCGTGGCAGCAAGCCCAAACGGCTCTACCTCGAGCGGGTCGACCCGGCGTTCTTCCGCCGGATGGAAGACGAGGAGGGATTCGATCCCCAGCGTGACCCCCTCTACGGCGCGTTCAAGCGCAACCCGGACGTCATCTGCTTCGAGTACGAAGACCAGATCCCCGAGGAGTTCGAAGTGGACTACGACGAGATGCTCGAGAAGACCCTGAAGGGACCGATCTCTCGCATCCTCGAGGCACTGGACATCTCCTGGGAGGAAGTCAAGGCGGGCCAGGAGCAGACTGGCCTCGATAGCTTCATGTAA
- a CDS encoding ABC transporter ATP-binding protein yields MARLELKNLHAEVAEDGGEKILRGVDLEVESGEIHALMGPNGSGKSTTAKVIAGHPAYDVTDGEVLIHLEEDEFGEDAEIPEDMRTWSVLDLEPNERAALGIFLGFQYPVEIEGVTMTNFLRTALNAKIEEREELFEEDEEEAAEDEEDEGYETSPMEGPADEGEIGVAEFQEILREKMEQLDMDEKFAQRYLNAGFSGGEKKQNEVLQAAILEPSIAVLDEIDSGLDIDRLQDVSTGINALRDEQGTGILQITHYQRILDYVEPDRVHIMLDGEVVMSGDAELAEKLEDKGYDWVREEVYEAA; encoded by the coding sequence ATGGCACGTCTCGAACTCAAGAACCTGCACGCGGAAGTCGCAGAGGACGGTGGAGAGAAGATCCTTCGTGGCGTCGACCTCGAGGTCGAGTCGGGCGAGATCCACGCCCTGATGGGTCCGAACGGCTCGGGTAAGTCGACGACGGCGAAGGTCATCGCCGGCCACCCCGCCTACGACGTAACCGACGGCGAGGTCCTGATCCACCTCGAGGAAGACGAGTTCGGCGAGGACGCCGAGATTCCCGAGGACATGCGGACCTGGAGCGTGCTCGACCTCGAGCCCAACGAGCGCGCCGCACTCGGGATCTTCCTCGGATTCCAGTACCCCGTCGAGATCGAGGGCGTCACGATGACGAACTTCCTCCGGACGGCGCTGAACGCGAAGATCGAAGAGCGCGAAGAACTCTTCGAGGAAGACGAGGAGGAAGCAGCCGAAGACGAAGAGGACGAAGGCTACGAAACCTCGCCGATGGAAGGCCCCGCCGACGAGGGCGAGATCGGCGTCGCCGAGTTCCAGGAGATCCTCCGCGAGAAGATGGAGCAACTGGACATGGACGAGAAGTTCGCCCAGCGCTACCTCAACGCCGGCTTCTCGGGCGGCGAGAAGAAGCAAAACGAGGTGCTCCAGGCTGCGATCCTCGAGCCGTCGATCGCCGTCCTGGACGAGATCGACTCCGGGCTCGACATCGACCGCCTCCAGGACGTCTCGACTGGCATCAACGCCCTGCGCGACGAGCAGGGGACGGGCATCCTGCAGATCACCCACTACCAGCGCATCCTCGACTACGTCGAGCCCGACCGCGTCCACATCATGCTCGACGGTGAAGTCGTCATGAGCGGCGACGCCGAACTGGCCGAGAAGCTCGAGGACAAGGGGTACGACTGGGTGCGCGAAGAGGTCTACGAGGCCGCGTAA